In one Alphaproteobacteria bacterium genomic region, the following are encoded:
- a CDS encoding branched-chain amino acid ABC transporter permease: MEVLLSGQLLFAALVLGSVYAVIALGLNLVYGTMRLLNIAHGDIVMIGAYGAFWGFTLLGLPTLIGLPMVAALTGLIGYFLYRTLFRRQLSANRPAAQLEATSLLLFFGVSIVIQNLASLAFTATPRAYQHMDTVYSFGGVAMTGNRIATLAVAIVLLVSVLLFLNRSIYGLAVKALIQHRNAARVVGINIDRVQTISILGGFGIAGIAGALISMAEQVSPFMGFPFTIAAFVVIIMGGLGNIAGGILAGFLLAFIEIYAVALTSANFRSILIYGIFVAILLLRPQGLLGKARRS, from the coding sequence GTGGAAGTCCTGCTGTCAGGTCAGCTTCTCTTCGCCGCCCTGGTGCTCGGGTCGGTCTATGCGGTGATCGCGCTGGGCCTGAACCTTGTTTACGGCACCATGCGGCTGTTGAACATTGCCCATGGCGACATCGTAATGATCGGCGCCTATGGGGCGTTTTGGGGATTCACCCTGCTGGGACTGCCGACACTGATCGGGCTGCCGATGGTCGCCGCGTTGACAGGTCTGATCGGGTATTTCCTGTACCGAACGCTGTTCCGCCGGCAACTGTCCGCGAACCGCCCGGCGGCCCAGTTGGAGGCGACATCGCTGCTGCTCTTCTTCGGGGTTTCAATCGTCATCCAGAACCTTGCGAGCCTGGCCTTCACGGCAACGCCGCGCGCCTATCAGCATATGGATACCGTCTATTCCTTCGGCGGCGTTGCCATGACGGGCAACCGGATCGCGACCCTGGCCGTTGCCATCGTTCTACTGGTTTCGGTTCTGCTGTTCCTGAATCGCAGCATCTACGGGCTGGCGGTCAAGGCCCTGATCCAGCATCGCAACGCGGCGCGGGTCGTCGGTATCAATATCGACAGGGTTCAGACGATCAGCATCCTGGGCGGCTTCGGCATCGCCGGTATTGCCGGGGCGCTGATCAGCATGGCGGAACAGGTTTCGCCCTTCATGGGGTTCCCGTTCACCATTGCCGCTTTCGTGGTCATCATCATGGGCGGGCTTGGGAACATTGCCGGGGGCATCCTGGCCGGTTTCCTGTTGGCCTTCATCGAAATCTATGCCGTGGCGCTGACATCCGCGAATT